The following are encoded together in the Neospora caninum Liverpool complete genome, chromosome IV genome:
- a CDS encoding putative DEAH-box RNA/DNA helicase, giving the protein MAPSHYRRGRGDGPSRGRGDTRRDRDGPLPSLSPAASSGPTDAAQLNAADAQQPPAPSQRLASAPHGASRGRGNTPPARGPRGASRGRDAPAETRDREGGPPVASGVSSGVSSGVSGAARGEKAFPLARAFASGLTGGRVQAGRGRGGGRAPGVGRRRFPEEAQSPQAFRNGSDVLGSLSTATPPSSRSSVVSGLRGGADGLAPASLPASAPGAPEAQTAGSPERALTFPHPQPPVASPAPVASFPSTYFSSPPQSEATKGEMAPVEELPIMRYKDVILDHIRTHPVTCIQGETGCGKSTRVPRFLLEEDLRQSLETGASASAGARRLNAIVTQPRRLACIALARRVAQELEEPLGRSVGYRISGDAVTSKDTKICFVTTGYFLQVLINQPHALASLTHIILDEVHERDLDADLLSLVLKLQLNRKSSLKLIVMSATLQGNLFAEYFTPASVPVSPRIYVGARRFPVQSLFLDDLLTATTRPETLRGKLLHVEDLTGTSLLMEGRADDDSPVLGPERETAGRGRPEDNAGRAAGAGEGSTGGMPHVNLVRALLQRKSARAVSAGWQTSKAIRDALSLFDRNSTAELQKKSPGGGRLRGAAGPPSLPMRSRTADCFREGAPVETAGGWEAELQTSLQPQIMDGLDSVCLDLVTSLGFGGETILIFLPGIGEITDLYETLSRLDSSTVWTGPTNSSLADVAGERRDLPSSVASKAPSHALPSDSREARGAPSGSEEKGARPEPLKYRIFVLHSAISREEQEEVFSPPPSDTVHVVLASNIAESSLTLPQVRIVIDFCLKRQLIYDQFYERCMRRFDPPEMQTAPLEKLYLTVKHLTHSLNRLALRDDEEGEGKGERSQLGEGRRGENLPGFLDEQGSINQALHARKLTPCQLLRLTVQPPDVSALDSARHLLNRLGALTSDSEDAEITNLGLLMMQLPIDTHLTKLLMVGIIAGCTSEALVLATVLASQDPFTMPSGLLIKHPAELAERLQLSLKSRAAYDGGHYSEPLMLRNLFVDWLTEFASSVAGVRSRLARQAAMRRNRRLEMNMKMEYLRVSRDFARGHSVVAKRMVHVAMMCVDLATRLKRLLRPDSAAATNLSFFVDLLQNPTIHPPAPGASPPLLGSTPPEANPPAPDAPVSRYAYSTALTYNGAAAAAAVQERFTSDTLLLKALLVAAFAPSFIVGKPRVCVDGKAVDRVVPRALTSGGHGKENAKWDLTDYAAAMLRQGLDPSRTLVLHDRLDSRTGTVCRQVRASLSLVCAGMDYSIVPCQGMEEKCFLYFPESSANACLTFDATRLPNILKALKEKLLTPVSAVGDSAAGAAHSRQAGGSEDGLPGPGAPARGATGDEEFGFRAQAEKKVHEERMAKTETVGLHVRVGSEAQDTEGGEEKNGEGASEETASQDGRRTQYSATSTLVLAAHLPNQFANGRWKLSIALPETVESPQPPTDEALQGLGGGGVSGSQGGRGSSGNLSGRFGAGASGYDGSAGGKAPFAAMNVDSGVQQFDMVRPCSPFLVSWLLMGDDQSATAAGQGVEGKEESRTGKAKKKGKDQGKKKAVKVKAVTNCRNPIGFYCACPVRVEEGGVKLFRQQEEVYGVVTMTQGTDDPQMCWVEGVTVLPQKHAALLMLAFLSHKHDAELGIQVTSTGPVVKEISLFNGVRTMKLPFYDEGPTVTLADLWRVNKVRRLLSEAFATPKGTAVSRWGSTSEPRHQPSAGRGAVTQQMPSSDTVSISAVSVNMDASVRLGGRPASGAGAGAREGNAGASAPLKDESDQINIDENEAVKQALLEMLRACNKDVDALALSNSPQDDCVRVLTTPGYLSCLTSNLGNSMKADLSLCRIPAFEDTHGDLLSPFNLSGVAGKVESVKSKAMNILQAKARAQQEAARREAEKRLAAAQKRKGAQPKANQKGGRMPQQPAYPMSSGHGRQNFNPYAGAVGEPAAVGGKREGKKGKGKNAAAPEVPPAPQSSRRQPRQAASQPTAYGRMTEAVGTPGQFRNTPLQEIGAQSYRRGAAPFRGAGVPQAASELIASHTVASAAGMDANWHNYGAAAVAGPMAGAYAGAERQGYRSSYPYPQQQEHAQQYLQPRGVLQQHMGAGNVGGANTAAYAMTPAVYAPQANYQVHQNAGYVGGGGYQTFGQHLGPTMGRTAQAPLPHAYPSVGQFVAGSQYDFSGNRSVAPGYQQDYRCPVVPSYGARGTKETDGLQRPGVPQADGGSSIFPGAVPGAGRALMQNLQNMQNLQNARRFAGDGYQ; this is encoded by the exons ATGGCACCTTCGCACTATCGGCGGGGCCGGGGCGACGGACCcagtcgagggcgaggagacacgcgccgcGACCGGGACGGACCGCTCCCCTCCCTGTCccccgctgcgtcttcgggCCCCACAGACGCCGCGCAGTTGAACGCTGCAGACGCCCAGCAACCTCCGGCTCCGAGCCAGAGACTTGCCTCAGCGCCCCACGGGGCcagccgagggcgaggaaacacGCCGCCCGCCCGAGGCCCGCGGGGCGCGagcagagggcgagacgcccCTGCCGAGACACGCGACCGAGAGGGCGGCCCTCCTGTcgcctcgggtgtctcctcaggCGTCTCCTCAGGTGTCTCGGGGGCtgcgcggggcgagaaggcctttCCGCTCGCTCGAGCTTTCGCGAGTGGTTTGACGGGGGGTCGCGTGCAGGCAGGTcgaggcagaggcggcgggCGCGCACCTGGCGTCGGCCGGCGCCGATTCCctgaagaggcgcagagccCGCAGGCGTTCCGAAACGGCTCGGACGTTTTGGGTTCGCTGTCCACGGCCacgcctccgtcttcgcgcAGTTCGGTCGTGTCGGGCCTTCGCGGCGGGGCCGACGGCctcgcgcctgcctccttGCCTGCCTCGGCGCCAGGCGCGCCCGAGGCCCAGACGGCGGGGAGCCCGGAGCGCGCGCTGACCTTTCCCCATCCGCAGcctcctgtcgcctcgcctgcgcctGTGGCGTCCTTTCCGTCGACGTATTTCTCCAGCCCCCcgcagagcgaggcgaccaAGGGCGAGATGGCCCCCGTGGAGGAGCTGCCGATTATGCGTTACAAAGACGTGATTCTGGACCACATTCGGACGCACCCCGTCACGTGCATCCAGGGCGAGACTGGCTGCGGGAAGAGCACGCGGGTCccgcgcttcctcctcgaAGAGGACTTGCGGCAGAGTTTGGAGACCGGGGCGTCGGccagcgcaggcgcgcgcagGCTGAACGCGATCGTGACGCAGCCCCGGCGCCTGGCCTGCATCGCTCTCGCACGGCGCGTGGCGCAGGAGCTCGAGGAGCCGCTGGGGCGAAGCGTCGGGTACCGGATTTCCGGCGACGCGGTGACCAGCAAGGACACAAAGATCTGCTTCGTCACCACGGGGTACTTTCTCCAAGTCCTGATCAACCAGCCGcacgctctcgcctcgctgacGCACATCATCCTCGACGAAGTCCACGAACGCGACCTCGACGCCGacctcctctcgctcgtgcTCAAGCTGCAGCTGAACCGAAAGTCGTCGCTGAAACTGATCGTCATGTCTGCCACGCTGCAGGGCAACCTTTTCGCGGAGTACTTCACGCCGGCCAGCGTCCCCGTCTCGCCCCGCATCTACGTGGGGGCGAGACGGTTCCCTGTCCAgagcctcttcctcgacgaTCTCCTGACTGCCACGACGCGCCCGGAGACCCTCCGCGGGAAACTGCTGCACGTCGAGGACCTCACTGGCACGAGCTTGCTCATGGAGGGTCGCGCAGACGACGACAGCCCCGTCCTCGGGCCCGAGCGCGAGACGGCCGGACGCGGCCGCCCGGAGGACAACGCAGGGAgagccgccggcgccggcgaAGGCTCGACGGGCGGCATGCCTCACGTGAACCTCGTCCGCGCACTCCTGCAAAGGAAAAGTGCGCGGGCGGTCTCCGCAGGGTGGCAGACGAGCAAGGCGATCCGCGAT gcgctctctctgtttgaCAGGAACTCGACCGCGGagctgcagaaaaagagcccTGGCGGCGGGCGTCTGCGCGGCGCTGCGGGGCCGCCGTCTTTGCCGATGCGGAGTAGAACGGCAGACTGCTTTCGCGAGGGCGCACCCGTGGAGACTGCAGGGGGGTGGGAAGCCGAGCTGCAGACGTCGCTTCAGCCGCAAATCATGGACGGTTTGGACTCGGTGTGCCTGGACCTGGTGACCTCTCTCGGCTTTGGGGGCGAGACGATCCTGATTTTTTTGCCGGGGATCGGCGAAATCACCGATCTGTACGAAACGCTCTCCCGCCTCGACTCCTCGACTGTGTGGACCGGGCCGACGAATTCGTCTCTCGCAGACGTGGCCGGGGAGCGCAGAGATCTCCCGAGCTCAGTCGCGTCCAAGGCTCCGAGCCACGCACTTCCCTCCGActccagagaggcgaggggtGCACCGTCGGgaagtgaagagaaaggcgcccGGCCAGAGCCGCTGAAATATCGCATCTTCGTCCTGCACTCGGCCATCAGTCGCgaggagcaagaagaagtcttctcgccgccaccCAGTGACACTGTCcacgtcgtcctcgcctcgaACATCGCCGAGAGCTCCCTTACCCTTCCGCAAGTCCGAATCGTCATCGACTTCTGCCTCAAGAGACAACTCATCTATGACCAG TTCTACgagcgctgcatgcgccgcttcGACCCACCGGAAATGCAGACTGCGCCTTTGGAGAAGCTGTACTTGACTGTGAAGCATCTGACCCACAGTTTGAATCGCTTGGCGTtgcgcgacgacgaggaaggcgaggggaagggcgAAAGGAGCCAGCTGGGTgaagggaggcgcggcgagaacTTGCCTGGCTTCCTTGACGAACAAGGGTCCATCAACC AGGCGCTCCACGCTCGAAAGCTAACTCCTTGCCAGCTGTTGCGGCTGACCGTTCAGCCCCCAGACGTGAGCGCTCTTGACTCGGCGCGGCATCTGCTGAATCGCCTCGGCGCCCTCACcagcgacagcgaagacgcagaaatcACCAACCTCGGACTCCTGATGATGCAACTTCCCATCGACACTCACCTCACCAA GCTGCTCATGGTCGGCATCATCGCAGGCTGCACGAGCGAGGCACTCGTCCTCGCAACAGTTCTTGCTAGCCAGGATCCGTTCACAATGCCCTCGGGCCTCCTCATCAAACACCCTGCGGAACTCGCCGAGCGTCTCCAGCTGTCGCTGAAGTCTCGCGCAGCCTACGACGGCGGTCACTACTCAGAGCCCCTCATGCTCAG GAATCTCTTCGTGGACTGGCTGACAGAATTCGCCTCCAGTGTCGCGGGAGtgcgctcgcgcctcgctcgccagGCAGCCATGCGAAGGAATCGAAGACTCGAAATGAACATGAAG ATGGAATacctccgcgtctcgcgaGACTTTGCGCGCGGGCACAGCGTGGTGGCGAAGCGCATGGTCCATGTGGCCATGATGTGCGTAGATCTCGCCACGCGTCTAaagcgtctccttcggccCG ACTCGGCTGCGGCGACGAATCTGTCCTTCTTTGTCGACCTCCTCCAAAATCCGACGATCCACCCTCCTGCTCCGGgggcctcgcctccgcttctcggcTCGACGCCTCCTGAAGCGAATCCTCCCGCGCCCGACGCTCCGGTGTCACGCTACGCATACAGCACGGCCCTCACTTATAACGGcgcggccgcagctgccgctgTGCAAGAGCGCTTCACCTCCGACACCCTTCTCCTCAAAGCCCTGCTCGTCGCGGCCTTTGCTCCCTCCTTCATTGTGGGCAAACCTCGAGTCTGCGTGGACGGCAAGGCGGTGGACCGCGTCGTCCCTCGGGCCCTCACCTCTGGCGGgcacggaaaggaaaacgccaAGTGGGACCTAACCGATTACGCAG CGGCGATGCTGCGGCAAGGATTGGATCCTTCGCGGACGCTGGTGTTGCACGATCGTCTAGATAGTCGAACAGGTACGGTGTGCAGGCAAGTCCgcgcgtcgctttctctggtGTGCGCCGGCATGGACTACTCCATCGTTCCCTGCCAAGGCATGGAAGAAAAGTGTTTTCTGTACTTCCCCGAGAGTTCCGCCAATGCCTGTCTGACCTTTGACGCCACCCGCTTGCCCAACATTCTCAAGGCCCTGAAGGAGAAGCTTCTCACGCCGGTGTCCGCGgtgggagacagcgcagctGGGGCTGCTCACTCCAGACAAGCGggcggcagcgaagacggcCTGCCTGGACCTGGCGCGCCCGCGAGAGGAGCCACCGGCGACGAGGAGTTCGGTTTCCGTGCccaggcggagaagaaagtccACGAAGAAAGAATGGCCAAGACGGAAACGGTCGGCCTCCATGTGCGGGTCGGGAGCGAGGCACAAGACACAgagggcggggaagaaaagaacggcgAAGGAGCGAGTGAAGAAACGGCTAGTCAGGACGGCCGCCGCACCCAGTACTCGGCTACGTCCACTCTGGTTCTTGCTGCGCACCTTCCAAACCAATTCGCAAATGGAAGATG GAAACTCTCGATTGCGTTgccggagacagtcgagTCGCCACAGCCGCCGACGGACGAGGCACTTCAGGGGCTAGGCGGTGGAGGCGTCTCAGGATCTCAAGGAGGGCGAGGGTCGTCAGGGAATCTCTCTGGACGCTttggcgccggcgcctcgggCTACGACGGCAGTGCGGGAGGAAAGGCACCTTTCGCCGCGATGAATGTCGATTCCGGAGTTCAACAGTTCGATATGGTTCGCCCgtgctcgcctttcctcgtctcttggCTGTTGATGGGAGACGACCAGTCGGCGACAGCTGCAGGTCAGGGCGTCGAgggcaaagaagaaagccgcacagggaaggcaaagaagaagggaaaagaccaaggaaagaagaaggcggtcAAAGTTAAGGCAGTGACAAACTGTCGGAACCCAATCGGATTCTACTGCGCCTGTCCAGTACGtgtcgaggaaggcggcgtcAAACTGTTCAGACAG CAAGAAGAAGTTTATGGCGTGGTAACCATGACGCAAGGCACCGACGATCCACAAATGTGCTGGGTGGAGGGCGTCACAGTGTTGCCACAGAAACACGCGGCTCTCCTCATGCTCGCGTTCCTGAGTCACAAACACGACGCCGAACTGGGGATCCAGGTCACCTCGACCGGGCCGGTAGTAAAGGA AATATCTCTCTTCAACGGCGTGAGAACGATGAAGCTGCCGTTCTACGACGAGGGACCTACGGTGACGCTGGCCGACCTCTGGCGCGTGAACAAAGTGAGACGCTTGCTGTCGGAAGCCTTCGCTACGCCCAAGGGGACTGCAGTCAGTCGTTGGGGAAGCACATCAGAACCGCGGCATCAACCCAGCGCAGGCCGAGGTGCTGTGACGCAGCAGATGCCCTCATCCGACACTGTGAGCATCTCTGCGGTGTCGGTCAATATGGACGCATCCGTGCGCCTCGGCGGACGACCAGCCTCCGGTGCTGGCGCGGGtgcaagagaaggaaatgcaGGAGCCTCGGCTCCTCTCAAAGACGAGTCTGACCAGATCAATAtcgacgaaaacgaagctGTCAAGCAGGCCCTCTTGGAGATGTTGCGAGCGTGCAACAAGGACGTCGATGCTCTTGCTCTAAGCAATTCACCACAAGATG ACTGCGTCAGGGTGCTCACAACCCCGGGATACCTGTCTTGCTTGACTTCCAATTTGGGAAATTCAATGAAGGCCGATCTGAGCCTGTGCCGAATCCCCGCCTTCGAGGACACGCACGGCGACTTGCTTTCTCCGTTCAATTTGAGTGGTGTCGCTGGGAAAGTTGAAAGCGTCAAGTCGAAG GCCATGAATATCCTGCAAGCCAAGGCACGCGCTCAGCAAGAGGCCgcaaggcgagaggcggagaagcgtCTCGCTGCAGCTCAGAAGCGCAAGGGAGCACAGCCGAAAGCAAACCAAAAGGGTGGCAGGATGCCGCAACAGCCAGCGTATCCGATGAGTTCAGGCCACGGAAGGCAGAACTTCAACCCTTACGCTGGTGCGGTGGGAGAACCGGCAGCCGTCGGCGGCAAGcgggaaggaaaaaagggCAAAGGAAAGAATGCAGCAGCCCCGGAGGTTCCGCCTGCACCGCAGAGTTCGCGCAGACAGCCGAGACAGGCCGCAAGTCAGCCAACAGCGTATGGTAGAATGACAGAAGCTGTTGGAACTCCTGGACAGTTTCGGAACACGCCTCTGCAGGAGATAGGAGCGCAGTCGTATCGACGAGGCGCTGCTCCTTTCCGGGGGGCTGGAGTGCCACAGGCAGCCTCAGAGCTTATCGCCAGCCACACTGTAGCGTCTGCCGCCGGGATGGACGCAAACTG GCACAACTATGGTGCCGCGGCCGTCGCCGGCCCGATGGCTGGAGCGTACGCCGGCGCGGAGCGACAAGGATATCGGTCGAGCTATCCTTACCCACAACAGCAGGAGCATGCTCAGCAGTACCTTCAGCCGCGCGGAGTTCTCCAGCAGCATATGGGTGCAGGCAATGTCGGCGGAGCAAATACGGCTGCCTATGCGATGACCCCAGCTGTATACGCCCCTCAGGCAAACTATCAGGTCCATCAAAATGCCGGCTACGTGGGTGGAGGCGGCTACCAGACCTTCGGGCAGCACCTTGGACCTACGATGGGAAGAACGGCGCAAGCGCCATTGCCGCACGCGTACCCATCCGTGGGGCAGTTTGTTGCCGGCTCTCAGTACGATTTCTCTGGCAACCGCTCGGTAGCCCCCGGGTACCAGCAAGATTAT
- a CDS encoding malate dehydrogenase, related, which translates to MSRRKIGLIGGGNIGATFALLSAVKELGDVVMFDVVQDLPQGKCLDLYQSTPISGVDIHFEGSNDYSVIKDADVIIVTAGVPRKPGMSRDDLLAINAKIMGQVGDAIKQFCPNAFVICITNPLDVMVYILRERCGLPHHKVCGMAGVLDAARLRTFLSDRLKVSVDDIQALVMGGHGDTMVPLPRFTTVGGIPLPELVKMGMISQQEVDDIVQRTRNGGGEIVSLLKTGSAFFAPAAAGVMMAEAYLKDRKRLLPCAAYLNGEYGVKDMYVGVPCVIGAGGVEKVVELDLTPEEKKMFDHSVESVKALLAAAPKSA; encoded by the exons ATGTCCAGAAGAAAGATCGGTCTTATCGGGGGCGGCAACATCGGTGCCACTTTtgccctcctctctgccgtcaAGGAGCTCGGCGATGTTGTCATGTTCGACGTCGTCCAGG ACCTCCCTCAGGGAAAATGCCTGGACCTGTACCAGTCCACCCCGATCTCGGGCGTCGACATTCACTTTGAGGGTTCGAACGACTACAGCGTCATTAAGGACGCGGATGTGATTATCGTCACAGCTGGT GTCCCTCGCAAGCCGGGCATGTCCCGCGACGACCTCCTGGCGATCAACGCGAAGATCATGGGCCAAGTTGGAGACGCAATCAAGCAGTTCTGCCCGAATGCCTTCGTCATTTGCATCACCAATCCGCTCG ATGTGATGGTCTACATTCTGCGTGAAAGATGCGGCCTGCCTCACCACAAAGTCTGCGGAATGGCAGGCGTCCTCGACGCGGCACGCCTCCGCACTTTCCTCTCCGACCGACTGAAGGTTTCCGTCGATGACATCCAAGCGCTCGTTATGGGCGGCCACGGCGACACGATGGTCCCTCTCCCTCGATTCACAACTG TGGGTGGCATTCCTCTCCCCGAGTTGGTGAAGATGGGCATGATTTCCCAGCAAGAAGTCGACGACATTGTTCAGCGTACTCGgaacggaggcggcgagatTGTCTC GCTGCTCAAGACAGGCTCGGCGTTCTTTGCTCCAGCGGCTGCTGGCGTCATGATGGCTGAGGCGTATCTGAAGGACAGGAAGCGCTTGCTTCCTTGTGCTGCCTATTTG AATGGAGAATACGGAGTCAAGGACATGTACGTCGGCGTGCCGTGCGTCATCGGGGCGGGCGGCGTGGAGAAGGTCGTTGAACTCGATCTGACAcccgaggagaagaagatgtTCGATCACTCTGTGGAAAGCGTGAAGgccctcctcgccgctgcgcccaAGTCAGCCTGA
- a CDS encoding 30s ribosomal protein S16, related, producing the protein MVRHMFLPFYSKERGPPRIRMQVMGVKGKRFYKIVAANQRDPRDGKHMEVLGSYVPCTPSGVEELRLRFSRIKFWLAAGAAFNPKMANLLGNAGLVPVPPPMFGWRAKARYTLLESVMQKQEKLRERQLREYFKTAEPVVYRPASASEDEEAEGEGEQKEERVRRILR; encoded by the exons ATGGTCAGGCAcatgtttcttcccttctaCTCGAAGGAGCGCGGCCCCCCGCGCATTCGGATGCAAGTCATGGGCGTGAAAGGGAAACGGTTTTACAAGATCGTTGCAGCCAACCAGCGAGACCCTCGAGACGGGAAGCACATGGAG GTTCTTGGGAGCTACGTCCCCTGCACGCCTTCGGGTGTTGAAGAGCTCCGCCTGCGCTTCTCGAGAATCAAATTCTGGTTGGCGGCCGGCGCCGCCTTCAACCCCAAGATGGCGAACCTGCTGGGAAATGCGGGACTCGTACCGGTGCCTCCGCCGATGTTTGGCTGGCGCGCAAAGGCCAGATACACGCTCCTCGAGAGCGTGATGcaaaagcaagaaaaactGCGG GAAAGGCAACTGCGCGAGTATTTCAAAACCGCGGAGCCCGTGGTGTACAGACCTGCTTCGGCTtcggaggacgaagaagcagagggagaaggtgaacaaaaggaagaacgagTCCGCCGGATTCTGCGGTAG